The nucleotide sequence CTTCGGAGGGCTAAATGTTCGCTAGGAACTCCAACTGGTATCCCTTcccaatttatataaatattcgtGTCCGGACCCCATTTTGGGAGTATTGAGGAGTTTGTGACCTGTAAGTACTTTTTTCGATATGAGCCTGGAAGACCAGTACGGGTAAAAATGCTTCTAGCTACTGTATTTGTGAGTTCACGCTTGGGGCGGCGTAAATGTGCAGGTTCAAACATGGATGCGAGGTATGAGTCATTAAGGGCGATTACCGAGAGTCGTCCTTCCAGTACCACTGGGGCACATAGCCCATGCCATAATCTGGGTAGAATTTGTAGGACTTCCGTACCTCCACAATACCAAAAGATGTCTGCAACGGGTAATGTTCCCAGACGCAGGCTTGGGATCTTCAGTTGGACCACCATATCGGGTTCACAGCCGTACTCTGACACATTACAGGTTGGCATTACATTAACTATAGGGTGTGCTGCCTCCATTATTTTATCACACGATGCTTTTGGTAGATCCCCTACATATTCCGTACCTCTAGAACGGACGCACAGTGGAAACATTTCAAGAGGATGAGAACGTACGCGTATACTATCAGTAGCCTGTGTGGCAACGGGATGAAAAGTGCAGGAGGAACTTAATTTACGCATCCAGTCTGCACCGTGAGTTCTGGCTACAGAGCCCAGCAGACATACTGCAGGGCACAAATAGCTTTCATTATATGGGGGATTAGCACATTCTTGGATTCCCCTCGTGGGCATCACAAGCAGGGGGCTATGCAGGCGGTTATGGCACACCATACATGTGCTGTTGGTTACAGTCTTGCGTGCTGCATCATGTAGCCATTGGCGGTACAGGTTCTGTGGAGATTCAGCGCTGTTTGTACTGTTATACTGCGTGATTTTCGTGATGCGAACGTAAGCCATTGCGTCTTGCATGTTCTGGTGAAGTGTTCCTACAGTCAAATCACACAGTGACCCAGTGCTACAGTTTTAGGAATCTTTACCCCAAAGTCAATCCCTGCCTGGCGGATTTCTGTGTAGGGGTGCCCTGTGGGCACAAACACACGAGCCTTGTAGTCTTCTAGCAGGATGGGTCTCTGAAGATTACGTTTAGAGGTAGCGTTCCCAAAGATACTGTAATACCAGAGCGGGTGAATCACTCTGCAGTATGCCTCTTTTGGTTTTCCTGCTATAATTACACTGCTTGTTGGACTGCTTGCATTGTGACGACTATGGGGTGACTTAATACGTACCTCAGCTGTCACTGTATAATTTATCGCCGAATTATTCTCCGCCCATTCAGTAGGATCCACATTTATTGGTGGATCGGGCCCCATGTACTCAAAGGAGTACATGACGAACACCCCTTCATTTTTCGGTATCGCGTTTGCCTTTAAAGCATGTCCTATCAGTCCTACTGCACATTTCAGATGATCCTGAACCGCGGTCTGAGCTTTCTCTTTTGTAAGATCCAGTGTGCGCTGTTGTCCTCGATACACTGTACGGCCTCCAATGGATGCCTCACCATACCCTACGTTTCTTCTGTACCGTGAATTATCCTGTTTTTCAGAGTGCTGTCGTGTCCCGTGGGTCAGTGTGGGGCGTGATTCATTACCTAGTTTTGTCTGAGTTACGTTTATCAGTGTCATATTTACCGACATCGTAGTTGTGTGACCAACTGCCGCGAGCATCCAAACTATCCCCAGGTATACACTAATTAGTACTACCACTATAGCGCAGTGGCGCAGTTTCAGCGTTTGTTCGCGGCCTGCTACCAGGATCTTCATTCTGACTCTTCTGTACTGTCCTGGGCTATATCTGCTAAATTCAGTGTTGTTAAATCTGATGCATCAAATGCTTGGGACGGTTTATGCCCTGATGGACCTGGTCTGGGCTCGCCTGAGAAATCTTCTATCGTTTCAGGCTCCCTTAAGAATTGGTGCACTATAGGTTCGAAGTCGAGAATTGGTGAACTCAGGGGCTCTCCCGTTTGCTTCTTAGCAATTGGACTTGACTCTATGGTCTGGGACTCCGCCTTCTGCTGTGCTTTCTTTCCTTTGCCCCGTGTATTGTATGCTGGTGCTTCTGGATGTTCTACGTCTTCTGGGTCAGTGTCTTCCCCCGAGTGAGCGAGCTGCACCAGTTTTGGGCGCGAGTCTTTCCACTTTGGTCCTTTCCCTGCCGCTCTACAACAATGATTCAAATGATACCAATGTTCTCTTCCTTCAACCTTGACCGCCGTTGGCGTTGCCAATACTACCTTGAATGGTCCCTCTCTCCTTGGTTGGCTCCAATGCTTTCTTTTGAACACTTTGATATACACGTGGTCTCCTGGCTCCACCTGACGAAGCTCCTCCTTCTCTACCCTCACACCATGCGTGGCTTCGCAGACCTGTGAATACAGAGTTCTATGTATTTGGGTTAGGTGTCTTACATAGCTTGACATTTCGCCCTCTAGCTGTTCCAGCGATGGGCCCTTGTAAGGCCCCCGAATGAAGGCTACTGGCATTGGCCGTCCTGTGAGCATTTCATGTGGTGTCAAGTGAGTGTTCCGGTTGGTTTGCGAACGCATTTTCATCAGTGCTAACGGCAATGCTTGTACCCAATTTAGCTTTCTGCTCGCACAGATCTTAGCTATCTTCTCTTTCAGCACTCCATTAGCTCTTTCTACAATCCCCTGAGATTGTGGGTGATACACGCAACCTAGACGGTGTTTCAGGCATAAGGCCTCTGCCATAGCTTTCATTACTTCGTTCACAAAATGCGGACCATTGTCTGAGCTCAGCTGATCTGGGATGCCAAAGCGGGGGATCACTTCCCTGCACAGGAACTTGACCACTGTCTTGGCGTCATTTCTGGCCGTAGCCTGCGCCTCTACCCATCGGCTGAACCGATCTATCACTACCAAAATAtacctctttccttcctttctttctgtagtTCCCATATCCACAAAGTCTATTACTAAGTGTCTAAATGGTCCCATGGGTTCCGGTATGTGGCTGATGGGTGccgtgaaatgttttctgacattgcGTACTGCACAAAGTTCACACGATCGCAGGAATTTGTCCACCATACTCGCTAAGTATGGAGACCACCAGTTCTCTCGAATTGTTTCAATAATTTTCCTGCGATCACAATGATCTATTCCGTGTGCTTCTTTGATCAGCATTGGAAGAAAACTTAGTGGGGCCACAAACACTCCATCACAACTTCTCCATGTCCTAGACTGGGGATCTAATACCGCTCCCCGTTTCTTCCATaattctctctcctctgctgaTGCAGGCTTCTTGGAAAGCCCTGACATCAGCCATTGTGACCTGCATCTGCCCTTCATCATCTGGCTCTCCTGTTTGCATCATTACCATAACACTTGTTTCACCTACTGCTGCCTTTTTAGCTGCCTCGTCAGCTACTGCATTTCCTCTGCTAACCCATTCTCCATCTGACTTATGAGCTCTACATTTTCCGATTGCCAATTCTTTAGGGAGCATCATTGCCCCTAACAGCTCTGAAATCGCCGGCCCATGTACAATGGCTGATCCATCTGCCCTCTGGAAACCTCTTTGTGCCCAGATTGGTCCAAACACGTGGCACACTCCATAAGCATAGGCcgaatcagtgtatattgtacatgttttgcCTGCCCCCAGTTTGCAGGCTGCTgttagtgcttttatttctgccaATTGGGCAGAGCAGGGTTGTGGCACTGCCacagtcactgctgtgttaaATACTCCTTCTTGGTTATCATATTGGACTACTGAATAGCCAGCTTTGTTTCCCTCATTACTACGATAGCATGATCCATCCACAAAGAGGATACATTGAGCACCAGGCAGTGGTTGTGCTTCTAAGTCTGATCTAGCTTTTAGGTATTTTTCTGTCACTTCAGCGCACTCATGTGGGGCTCCGTCTTCTGGGAGCCCCAGCCTATCTGCAAGGTTTATTGTGCGGCATTTCTCAATTGTTAGTTCAGGAGCTGACAGAATGACATCATACCCTGTTTTTCGAGCATTGGTTATCACAAATTTTTGACTAGTCAGCAGTGCATGCAAGGCATGGGATGTGTACAGGGTCACTGGATGCCCCATTGTGATTGATGATGCCTTTTGATAGGCAAATGCCGCAGCTGCTAATCCTCGATAGCATGGTGGCATGCCCTTCTCCACACTATCGAGTGCCGTGCTAAAGTACGCTACTGGTCTTTTCCCCATGCCTTCTTGTTCCTGTGCTAACACTGCTGAGGCAAACCCTTTTctttcagacacatacaaataGAATGGTTTACCGTAGTCTGGACATGCCAATGCAGGTGCAGATGACAATGCAGTCTTTAGCATATCAAATGCTGCTTTTGCTTCCTCTGTCCATGTTAGCGTGGCACTAGACTTTGTTTGGTCTGCTGCTTTCACAATATCCCTAAGTGGTTGCGTTTTCATTGCGAAATCACAAATCCACGGTCTGCTAAAACCCGCCAATCCCAAGAAGGATAGCATCTGCTGGACAGTTTGAGGTCTGGGAGCTTTTCGGATTGCTTCTACATGTTCTGGTGAGATTTTTCGTGTGGTGCCTTCGAGCACTCTCCCTAAGTATTCtaccttttgctggcaaaaTTGCAACTTTTCTTTACTTACTTTATGCCCGTTTAGGGCCAGAGTTTTTAAGACTTGCACTGAATCTTGTACGCATTGCTCTTTGGCTTGACTGCAAATCAGCAGATCATCCACATATTGCAATATTGTGCTGGACACATCCAAATTAGTCAAATCTCGGGCTAGAACTTGGTTAAAAActgatgggctttcacaatagccttGTGGCAGTCTGGTGTATGTATACTGTTGTCCCCCATAGGTAAAAGCAAACAGGAACTGTGAATCTggatgtaatggaacactaaagAATGCTGAGCACAGATCAATTACTGTGTACCATTTTGTTCCTTCTGGAATGTTAGACAAAAGGGTGTGTGGATCTGGAACTACAGGATTTTCCGCTATCACCACCCGATTTACTGGTCGTAGGTCATGGACTAGTCTCCATTTgtctgagtttggttttctgACCGGAAAGATGGGGGTGTTGCACTGACTTTTTGTTAGGACCAAAACTCCTGCTTGCGTCAGACCCTCAATCGTTGGTTTTATCCCTACTATTGCTTCTTTTGACAAGGGATACTGGTTCTGATATGGCAATCGTGCTCCTGGTTTAAGCTGTATCTTAACTAAACCTGCCGACTTTACCAGTCCGACATCTGTTTGATGTTTGGTCCATAGCTGGTCAGGTATTTGTGCTAGtgcttcctccctttctttctctgtgatcTCCTGCTCTTTAGCCCATTGGGGCAATTGTTTCATCTTGTTCTTCTCTATCCTCAAATTCTCTGCTCTGCTTATTAGTACAGTCTGTGGCCTTACCTCATCTATTGCTATCTGCTCTATTTTAAGGAACTTTCTATCTGAGGACACACTGACTCCCTGTCCTATCTGTTTCCACTGCATCCTCTGACTTGCCTCCCTCACCATTGATCCTAATTCTTTTGATTCAAAACCTTGCCCAACCAGCAGGGAGACATGAGGAGCAGCATCAGGAACCTGGTACCACTGCTCGAGTTGTGACGGCAGTTGAACTGATGCAGCTACCCCTTGTGGTCctacaattacatttatagTCTTCagagtgtattgtgttttttcaATTCGTTCGTCCCACATGGCCTCGTATTCTTCATTTTGTCCTTCTTCATCATACATCATTGTGCAGTGCCATGGTTCTCTGCTTTCTTGACAGTCTGGTCTCATTTTGATCAGCCAGGACTTCCACTGTGTGTACAGATCCCTTATTCCATTGTACATGTCATTTATTTCCAACCAATATACCTTGTCCATTGTACTTAGTTCAAGTTTCGTCTCCATCATGACATACTGCTGAACTAAATGCTCTGGGAGTTCTACCCATACTCCTCTTTCTCCGCAATGTATCTTAGCTCCTAACTTACAGAGCACATCTCTTCCAAGTAGATTTGCTGGAGTTTCTGGGGAGAACAGTAATGGTGCCTGCACTGTCACTCCTTGTATGTTCAGCTCTTGAGGCTCAGTAAAGCGTAAAGTCTGTGTTTTCCCTGAGAAGCCTACTGTTTTCACTGCTTTACTGGAGAGGGGGAGCTTTGAGCCTTCTTTGCCTAGGCTTGTAAATGTTGCACCTGTGtcaattaaaaatgatgaacgAATTTGTCTACCCACTATCACTGAGACAGTGGGTTCTTGAGCGGGGTGCAGAGAGGTGgtgtactgcaccagctccCCCTCTAGCTTCTCTGGGCCTCCTCACATACTTCCCGGGGGTGGCCCCATGGGGCCTATTCCCGAGTTCATTCCTTGGGGCTGTTGATTAGGCCCCATCCAGGGTCCCCTCCAATTTCCTGGACCTTGCCATCCTTGATTTTGCTGTGCACCTCCCCTCGGAGGCGCCATTTCCTGCTGATAGGCATATGGGCAGTCTCGTTTCAGGTGACTGGGCTCTTGACATACCcaacatcctcttcctccttggtTCATTGGAGTTCTTCCTCTCAAAGGTTGCTGAAATGCTCCTCCTCCTCGACCACGTCCCCGTCCCTGAGCCCATCCTCGATTCTGGGGTGGGTATTGTTGAACTTGGGGGTACATTACCAGCGGTGGAGGTGCATAGTAAGCAGGCTGCAGTTGTTGCGAGGGAATCACTGGCGTAGTTTGCACCATGGCTGCTGGCTGTGGCACTGAAGGTGCAGGCTGAGCCGCTAGGGGTGCTGGTGGCTGTGCCACCAGCACCGCTGCCTGCTTTGCtacatttttcttctcctttttcttttccatgttttcctgtttgttgcGGGCTAACTCACTCAGTTGAGCcttgtggagctgcatcaccaggctttcagctgctttccttgcttctctttctctccgccTGTGCAGCTCCAGATAATGTATTACATTAGCCTCGAAGGTGGGCCACGCCATTGCAGCCAGTCCCACTACTGTGTCCAGTTGGTCCTGGACTTCCACTGTAAGAGCCTTCTTTACCATCATACGAAACAGGGTTTGGCTTGCTGCTGTTTCATCCCATGCTCctcccatctcttctctccatgccttctgtagttttaatacaaattccgctacactctcattctcttccAATTTGATCTTTTCCACTCTTCCTGGATCAGCCCGTGTTGGGTATGCACTCCGCAGGGCCTTCCAGATTTGGTTACGGTGAGTCCCAAATGGGCTTGGATCATATTTCTGCCCCTCTGCTTCTCTTCTTAGGTCCACATTGTGAAAAATTTCAATCATCTTGGCCTTCCCCAGTGACTGAGACAATATTGCTTTGACATCTCCCAGTGCCAGCACCTGTCCCATTGTCTGCTCTTCAAACCGTGTGATCCATTTTTGAGCTCCTTCACAAACACTTGGCAGTCTGCCAATTAATCCCGTCAGGTCCATGAATGACCATGGGACATAAGCCACATcgtttccttttattattactgGCATCTGGGATGCCTCCACCTGCTGCTCTTCCTTGTTTTCTGGGGGTCCTTCCCCTGCTCCTTGTTTCCGTGCAGACCTTAATTCCATAGTCAAAGGGAGTATTGCTTTCCttgtccttcctttttcttctcctctcacctGGTCTTGCAGTTCTCTCAACGTCTGCCTGGCTTCCTCCACCTTTTGTTCCAGATTACAGCGtgcttctttttatttctttcttgagGGGGGCCAGTTcgctttcatttttcttcatttttatctgaCTTATCGCAGACAACTCCCCTTGTGAGTGCTCTAATCCATGCACCTTCTGCATTATTTGGCCACGCAGGACTTTATCCTTTGACGCATCTATTTCCATCTTTTCCAGTTTCTTCCTTGTATCTTCCAGTTCTTCTtctatgtgtgcttgtgtctgCCCCCTCAGCTCTTCCATTGTTAAGCGactgtctttcattctttcttccatTCTCTCCATCCGTTCACTTATTTCACGGAATCCGCCatctcttttcccttttgttgTTGGGGTTAGTTTCACTTTCCCTGTTATGTGatactcttcttcttccatttccGTTTCGATTACTTCCTCCTCTCTGTACTCGCCCTGCTTTCCTTTTTGAGGTGTGGGGTAGAACCCCTCCTTCTGCATGATTTCCACTTCATCACCTCCTTCCTCTGGGGCAGTAGCACTTGTtgtttcatcatcattttcccATTCACCCGGGTTGTCCCTCTGTAGAGACTTCGCTCTCTTCGCTATTCGCTCTCGATGGCGGGCCTCTTGTCCAGGTATCTCTGGAGTGCGGGCGTGCTTGTCTTGTCTTCCAATCCTAACCACTCCATTTTTCCTTTGTATTTTCCCTTTTCTAGATTCATCTGATACTCTCTCCACATGTCCGCTCCTGTCCCCGTTCTTCTATATGACGCTGGATCCCACGCCAGACTTTCCTTACTTCCTTCCAGACGTCCGTCCTTTTCGGATCCCTCTGGCCTAAAATGGGTCTGCTCCTGCTCTCGTTTCGAGAACTGCATGGCTGCTgcattctctcttcctctttcatcttcattctgtgtatatattacttTGCCTTCAAACTGTCCTTCCATTATCTCCAGTCTCACTGTCTGTGGTTGTCCTTCTTTTAATAGGACGGGATAGATTCCTGCTGTTCGTGCTGGGGGCACTTCTCTGTATGGGGGTGGCTTCTCCTGCTCCACAAGCTCCTCTGCTGGTGGGGCTGTagccctttctctcttttcatttataagtGCTCTCTGCCGTTCCCCTTCCACCTGGAACCAATCCAcaatttccttctttctgtcagtcttgtccctactttcttttttttatttctccccagcactctagtctttccttcatcttttcacacctttcattattaaatgtgCCTTCTAGTGGCCACTACAACTCCCCACGTGTCCGGTCACTCCAttttttcatatactttttaatttctttctctgcttcCCTGTGCCTTAGTATAATCACCCCTACGGGTGTGGTTGGTGTCTCCTCTCTACTCATGACACACCCTTGTCTGGCCCTATGGGCTTCACTTCTATGACCCAAGTTACTATTTAGAGGTGTCCAGGTCACCCTCGCATAGATTTTTCTTACAGTCACACTTGCCCTTACTGGGTTTTTCCTGGATTGTtcttcaaatatatttattttatcaatcAAAAGTGCTGTTCCCAGACCTCTCTCCCACAGTACTATCCTGGGTTCAATTGTAATAATGACCTTTAGCCCCGAACAATAATTGCTCTGTATTGGTCTAGCTCCAAACACTTCTACCACGGGCTCTTCTTCCTCCCCGTATGGATCATTAatgaaatcatacactgaaatcaCTACCTCGGCCTCTCGGGGTTCAGGAGCTGCCAGTAACGCACGCAATATTGGGCCCAAAACACGAGGTCTCCAGAGTTTCTTAAGTTGTTCTACCCAATTTATTTCAGGAAACTGGTGACGCAATGCGGTCAACCTATCAAACGCCGTCAATGCCCACAGTTTATCACAAAtctgctgttctgtctgtctcctttcAACCCCGTCTCTGTCTTTATAAGTTCTTTCGTCCCAAAAATGTGTTCTCAGTCCCTTTGTTTCTATTGCCAAATCTGCCATACACCGCGCTCACTGCTATTCTCTCTACCCTTTTTactttcaacttttttttttctcaactcAACTCTCCTTCTGTGTAAGGGCTTTCccctgtgtctatgtgtgtgtgtgtgtgtgtgtgtctatatttgtgctgcttctgtgagtgtgtgtctgctgggTTACTTAcccctcctctctttcctttttacaGCTTCTGCTTACAATAGTATTTATACTAGCAGATCTATATAACAGTACCGTTAATCACCTATCCCTCCATGCCACTACTCCAACTCACGCTTCTATTTTTCCTAACAcaattcctaaacacacacacctgctgccagCAGCAATCCTTCCTTTCTTAACAACACATTCTCAACAATGGCACATCACCTCATTTCACACTAACATATCACATTAACACTTTAACACATTTTCCTCAGGTCCAACCCTGCGTTCCTGAAAACTAACTATACTGTTCTCCGCAGTGGCTCACCGACATCCCTACCATGCAGACCTGTTTTCCATATACAACAGCGGTATCTAGGGACAAATATTCCACCTGCGCAGGAATTTTCTCATACTCCACCTGCCTCAACCGGCAGGAATTTTTCCTTCACTTGTGCCACCTGCTTTAGCCCACAGGAATTTTCttgcacacacttattcacttatAAAACCTTAACACTTCATAagcccaaaaaacaaaaacacctctCCGCTCGTTCTCATCTGTCTTCACCACCCTCTAATTCTTGGCGTGAGGCCAACTGCCTTCACCCTTCCCAGGGCCACTCTACTCAGGCTACAGATATAGATTTAACACAGACTTTGAATATAACAGGTGTCTGCTTACCTTTCTGTTTTGATGCCGGCAATCTGCAGCCCGTAGTAGTTGCGGTCCTAGCTCAGGTTTTCGGACTCACGTCAGCCTTCCCACGCAAGTCTCCCGGGTTTCGGCACCAATAAatatgtcggaactcagagccccctccgagtggacatatcacagggtggaattttgtttgtatctattactcttagctttcccaataacctccacaatctataaaacttagccgaaataaaagagatctcggtcaacagatgagaagaagcaggtttatttattcagtcatgcagtcaacaacatgcatatctgaagagagcagctggtctcaaaaaccccgaaaaagtcccctctacttataccccaggcgccccggggcgcctccttttctctaatttaaatatttccagcaatttcccattatattcagtgtatggctactttagtccctccttccttagtttacatacgttttcccagttcccattattttcgcatttgtcccgataccgcccctaaattgataccatcctcccctcgatgacgtcaattttcctcctcaccagttccccttatttttaggctaagtcaaccatttttataaaaattggcgcttacttataggcgccacttccttattgacttcatttgaccatcacctcttaaaggtgcttcctcggctcatcctgacctcgcgcgttgccctccacaacaatgtgtaagtaccttgctctcttcctctatgtcatgatgacttttctctctacctacttgatctaagttttgttttactaattttaaactaagctgtgccattaagctgcctcatatccttttctcttttcatcactgttggttgctagtattccaatgctattgtgcctatcactgtcatgtcacagtgacctggcctacttcccacactgtgttcctcctgccttagtacacgctctcttttgctgactacatagtcatacaatatgcacttcacagatcttcactcatttcccattatttttttcctagctcagtcagcccgccgcgctatcttccggagaagtcccaggggtgctctgcgacgctatcgccagtatcagctatcctgtttggccattgaacttactggtttcctggagcacctatctgaatcctctattcctgagtctccttacctcgctcaccatatcgtgagagataccgtctgtcttgatcagagcacccaatttcaccccacaacctgtgatcagtctactcagaccttctactggcattggacacgcaccacctctcaaggcgtccagactgaggatttccctgttgagatttcctctaatgattcttcctctgactcttcttcatttcctaattcccctgacattccccaactttctcctgaatttgtgcctatgccttacagtgttcatgatattcctcagtcttctcctgactattcgcccccaacttctcccactgattactctccaacttctcctcaggatcccgagattccgtcttctacaactgaccctccggtcccactgatcccattggataggctggctgactgaattgtaactcctaatgtttcaataaatctctcctctttttctgttccttcagtcccagtgtggttattacactagcatgctgccattaataattctgcatgtttattatgaagactatgaggctatatctgattattatagctatttttaatcagagttaactacttactacgtaataaatggctaaattattcttaatagatacacactactctttaggcagaatattgccaagtcagagcttagagcattgagtacattagcacttaagctacttttaaggctaggtatataattcaaagctgggtatattatattttctccgaCAGGTCAAGGTCAAGTTTTTTAATCAGTGGTTTGATAattgctagcttaaaagatttaggcacatagccagtgcttagggaagaattaatgatttttagaatgATTAATTCTT is from Hemibagrus wyckioides isolate EC202008001 linkage group LG07, SWU_Hwy_1.0, whole genome shotgun sequence and encodes:
- the LOC131356269 gene encoding uncharacterized protein LOC131356269, with product MSQSARRAIFRRSPRGALRRYRQYQLSCLAIELTGFLEHLSESSIPESPYLAHHIVRDTVCLDQSTQFHPTTCDQSTQTFYWHWTRTTSQGVQTEDFPVEISSNDSSSDSSSFPNSPDIPQLSPEFVPMPYSVHDIPQSSPDYSPPTSPTDYSPTSPQDPEIPSSTTDPPVPLIPLDRLFQFRAHGAATSHRAATHIILLFTPCCHYPHNAATSHHAATHVMLPLHIVLPPT